One window from the genome of Candidatus Zixiibacteriota bacterium encodes:
- a CDS encoding aldehyde ferredoxin oxidoreductase family protein produces MAHESASCGGMAGTTLRINLTTGEIRRHPTDAKLVREWFGGRGTIARILYDEVPRDADPFGPENLFIMNAGIMSGCFIPAGAKVEFGSISPLTNGHGDSNMGGHLGPALKFAGYDMVIMSGISPVPVYLFIDDDTVELRDASPYWGMGSLECEPAMKKDLGEDFEIATIGPAGENGIRFSCITHDFGRQAGRTGQGAVMGSKKLKAIAVRGTRGIKVHDLDRLTEHVSAIIKRTQTHPNMAPWQKYGTAFFIDWSNVNAVLPTRNFQTTYYENSKGIDGDALVEKCLITHKACFGCWMNCGKYTKAVVPGKETVYLEGPEYETGALCGSNLGMTDINQVAYLNWLMDNVGMDTMSGGGVVAFGMECFQRGLISADDLEGHTLNWGSVDDAEHFIDMIVHRRGIGDYFADGTRRAAEKIGRGSEKFAMQVKGQEMSGYDGRYAPGMLLSYMTSDIGAHHNRSWTITVDMAEGRDRIEGRAKVVVYLQHIRPLFDCWCICRLFWGELDVEPEEIVVALNYITGWNVDTAEALKTSEKIWNLVRCHYLERNRANGRTFDYPPARSWEDKIPTGPSAGKGLTRDQIEAMLDEYYAARGWDADGNPSREVLHDLKLHFAADNIEKIGLLGKPLPNGIPAVRGERYKPKAF; encoded by the coding sequence ATGGCGCACGAGTCCGCGAGCTGTGGAGGCATGGCCGGCACGACCCTGCGCATCAATCTCACTACCGGGGAGATCAGGAGGCACCCCACCGATGCGAAGTTGGTGCGCGAATGGTTCGGAGGACGGGGCACGATCGCCAGGATTCTCTACGACGAGGTCCCCCGCGATGCCGACCCGTTCGGGCCGGAGAACCTGTTCATCATGAACGCCGGGATTATGAGCGGGTGCTTTATCCCGGCGGGCGCGAAAGTCGAATTCGGCTCCATTTCCCCCCTGACCAACGGCCATGGCGATTCCAACATGGGCGGCCATCTCGGCCCGGCCCTCAAGTTCGCCGGATACGATATGGTCATCATGTCCGGCATCTCCCCCGTACCGGTTTACCTCTTTATCGATGACGACACGGTCGAACTGCGCGATGCCTCCCCGTACTGGGGCATGGGCTCGTTGGAGTGCGAACCGGCCATGAAGAAGGACCTGGGCGAGGATTTCGAAATCGCCACCATCGGGCCGGCCGGCGAAAACGGCATTCGCTTCTCCTGCATCACCCACGATTTCGGCCGCCAGGCGGGGCGGACCGGGCAGGGGGCGGTCATGGGCTCGAAAAAGCTCAAAGCCATCGCTGTCCGCGGTACCCGCGGGATCAAAGTGCACGATCTCGACCGGCTCACCGAACATGTGTCGGCCATCATCAAGCGGACGCAGACCCATCCGAACATGGCGCCGTGGCAGAAATACGGCACTGCATTCTTTATCGACTGGTCAAACGTCAACGCGGTTCTCCCCACCCGGAATTTCCAGACCACCTACTATGAGAATTCCAAGGGCATTGACGGCGACGCCCTGGTCGAAAAGTGCCTCATCACGCACAAAGCCTGCTTCGGCTGCTGGATGAACTGCGGCAAGTACACCAAGGCGGTCGTCCCGGGCAAGGAAACGGTCTATCTCGAAGGCCCGGAATATGAAACCGGCGCCCTGTGCGGCTCCAACCTCGGCATGACCGACATCAACCAGGTCGCCTACCTGAACTGGCTGATGGACAACGTCGGCATGGACACCATGTCCGGCGGCGGCGTGGTGGCGTTCGGTATGGAGTGCTTCCAGCGCGGGCTGATCAGCGCCGACGACCTCGAAGGGCACACGCTCAACTGGGGTTCTGTCGATGACGCGGAACACTTCATCGACATGATTGTGCACCGCCGAGGGATCGGCGACTATTTCGCGGACGGCACCAGGCGGGCCGCCGAGAAAATCGGGCGGGGCAGCGAGAAATTCGCCATGCAGGTCAAGGGCCAGGAAATGTCGGGGTATGACGGACGCTACGCCCCGGGCATGCTGCTCTCGTATATGACGAGCGACATCGGCGCCCATCACAACCGCTCGTGGACGATCACGGTCGACATGGCCGAAGGACGCGACCGGATCGAGGGACGTGCTAAGGTCGTTGTGTACCTGCAGCACATCCGGCCGCTCTTCGACTGCTGGTGCATCTGCCGCCTCTTCTGGGGCGAGCTCGACGTCGAGCCGGAGGAGATTGTCGTGGCGCTCAATTATATCACCGGGTGGAATGTCGATACTGCCGAAGCGCTCAAAACTTCTGAGAAAATCTGGAATCTCGTGCGATGCCATTACCTGGAACGCAACCGGGCCAACGGCCGCACCTTCGACTACCCGCCGGCGCGATCCTGGGAGGACAAGATCCCGACCGGCCCCAGTGCCGGCAAGGGGCTGACCAGAGACCAGATCGAGGCAATGCTCGACGAGTATTACGCCGCGCGCGGGTGGGATGCCGATGGCAACCCGAGCCGCGAAGTGCTGCATGACCTGAAACTCCATTTCGCGGCCGACAATATCGAAAAGATCGGGCTCTTGGGAAAGCCGCTCCCGAATGGCATCCCGGCAGTTCGCGGAGAACGATATAAACCGAAAGCGTTCTAG
- a CDS encoding MoaD/ThiS family protein, which yields MIVFLRAGGQLRAMLRPDVDHYTRRVQIDGDRTIGEILEAISLDPAYVAVIYVDGHVKDLSFKPSNGQTITLQPPVSGG from the coding sequence ATGATAGTCTTCCTTCGAGCCGGAGGTCAGCTGCGCGCGATGCTGAGACCTGATGTCGATCACTATACCCGCAGGGTCCAGATTGACGGCGACAGGACGATCGGAGAAATCCTCGAGGCTATTTCGCTCGACCCCGCCTATGTTGCCGTCATCTACGTGGACGGCCACGTGAAGGATTTGTCCTTCAAGCCATCCAACGGCCAGACAATCACTCTCCAGCCGCCGGTCTCCGGCGGCTGA
- a CDS encoding HesA/MoeB/ThiF family protein codes for MERYRRQLPVDRWNQDRLKSARVLVVGAGGLGGISATCLAAAGVGHLCICDGDRVELSNLNRQFLFAAGDIGKPKAVLAAEKLAAQNPEITVEAIPLKLTEDNAGELASGCDVIIDGLDNHAGRLILNDVSFRLSIPYVYGAIHEWLGQLSFLNPPKTACLACLLHKDALHAGPTPVFGALPGVIGSLQATLALRYLMTGDMPVSNTLLIFRADTMAFEMVGFEKRPDCRVCGKPVPPDPRP; via the coding sequence ATGGAGAGGTACCGACGCCAACTCCCGGTTGACCGTTGGAACCAGGACAGACTCAAAAGCGCGCGCGTCCTGGTTGTCGGGGCCGGGGGACTGGGCGGGATTAGTGCGACCTGCCTGGCCGCAGCCGGCGTGGGGCACCTGTGCATATGCGACGGCGACAGGGTCGAGCTCTCCAACCTGAATCGCCAGTTTCTCTTTGCCGCCGGGGACATCGGCAAACCCAAGGCGGTTCTTGCGGCCGAGAAGCTCGCGGCGCAGAATCCCGAAATAACCGTCGAAGCCATCCCGCTGAAGCTGACCGAGGACAACGCCGGCGAGCTGGCCTCGGGATGCGACGTGATCATCGATGGCCTGGATAATCACGCCGGGCGTTTGATACTGAACGATGTCTCTTTCCGCCTCAGCATTCCCTATGTCTACGGGGCTATCCATGAATGGCTCGGGCAACTGAGTTTCCTCAATCCCCCGAAGACCGCCTGCTTGGCCTGTCTCCTGCACAAGGATGCGCTGCACGCCGGGCCGACGCCGGTGTTCGGGGCATTGCCGGGGGTGATCGGATCGCTTCAGGCAACGCTGGCGCTGCGCTACCTGATGACCGGCGACATGCCGGTTTCGAACACGCTTCTGATTTTCCGCGCCGATACGATGGCCTTTGAGATGGTGGGGTTCGAGAAAAGGCCGGACTGCCGGGTGTGCGGGAAACCCGTGCCGCCGGACCCCCGACCCTGA
- the tgt gene encoding tRNA guanosine(34) transglycosylase Tgt — protein MIRILCRDGAARRGEAATAHGLFQTPAFMPVGTAGAVKALTCEDLEEIGVEIILGNTYHLYLRPGPETIRESGGLAAFSGWGKPTLTDSGGYQVFSLKDRLRISDDGVEFRSHHDGSTHLFTPEKVIQIQHAIGADIIMAFDQCVPYPAERRAVEEGVRRTGEWAARCAREHERRSESGPDPGRLFGIVQGGTYADFRTRSAEQILALDLPGNAIGGLSVGESKAEMEAMLAHTVPLLPADKPRYLMGVGYPEDILTAVSYGVDMFDCVLPTRNARTGNVFTTVGPITYRNAAYAQDQRPLDPHCGCRVCRRYTRAYLRHLYNQSEITGIVLASYHSVYFFQELMRGIRRAIEERRFDAFRREFLARYAGE, from the coding sequence GTGATACGGATCCTTTGCCGCGACGGCGCGGCGCGGCGGGGGGAAGCGGCGACCGCGCACGGCCTGTTTCAGACGCCCGCGTTCATGCCGGTCGGCACCGCGGGGGCGGTCAAAGCGCTCACCTGCGAGGACCTCGAGGAGATCGGTGTCGAAATCATCCTCGGCAACACCTACCATCTCTACCTTCGCCCCGGCCCCGAGACCATCCGGGAGAGCGGCGGGCTGGCGGCCTTCAGCGGTTGGGGGAAGCCCACGCTCACCGACAGCGGGGGGTACCAGGTGTTCTCGCTCAAAGACCGGCTGCGGATCTCCGACGACGGCGTGGAGTTCCGCTCGCACCACGACGGGTCGACGCACCTGTTCACGCCGGAGAAGGTGATACAGATTCAGCACGCGATCGGCGCGGACATCATCATGGCGTTCGACCAGTGCGTGCCCTACCCGGCGGAGCGGCGGGCGGTTGAAGAGGGGGTGCGCCGGACGGGGGAGTGGGCGGCGCGCTGTGCGCGGGAGCACGAGCGGCGCAGCGAGAGTGGTCCGGACCCCGGCCGCCTGTTCGGGATTGTCCAGGGAGGGACCTACGCCGACTTTCGCACGCGCTCGGCTGAGCAGATCCTCGCGCTCGATCTGCCGGGGAATGCGATCGGCGGGCTATCGGTGGGGGAGAGCAAGGCCGAGATGGAGGCCATGCTGGCGCACACGGTGCCGCTGCTGCCGGCGGACAAGCCGCGCTACCTCATGGGGGTGGGGTATCCGGAGGACATCCTGACTGCGGTGTCGTACGGGGTGGACATGTTCGACTGCGTGCTGCCGACGCGCAACGCGCGAACGGGGAATGTGTTCACGACGGTCGGACCGATCACCTACCGCAACGCCGCGTACGCGCAAGACCAGCGGCCGCTCGACCCGCACTGCGGGTGCCGCGTGTGCCGCCGCTACACCCGGGCATACCTCCGGCATCTCTACAACCAGTCGGAGATCACGGGGATAGTGCTCGCGAGCTACCATTCCGTGTATTTCTTCCAGGAACTGATGCGGGGGATCCGGCGGGCGATTGAGGAAAGGCGGTTTGACGCGTTTCGGCGGGAATTCCTGGCGAGGTATGCGGGAGAGTGA
- the radA gene encoding DNA repair protein RadA, giving the protein MADKRSGKVKTAFFCTQCGAEHTRWQGQCRECAEWNTLVEERLVKPAGGKGRGTRPPAEARRLPEISLAAEAGIESGIGEFDRVLGGRLLPGMSVLIGGEPGIGKSTLLLQAAEAYSRRGHRVAYVTGEESLAQIRLRAERLGVAGENIVAVNANALEEICDLVAEGAYEIVLVDSIQTVASAMFDSPPGTVAQVRESAQRLMGLARQHGFALFLVGHVTKDGMVAGPKVLEHMVDTVISFEGDGSHLYRMLRVMKNRFGSVAEIGLFEMQSRGLVEVTNPSSLFLSQRQDARRTGSVVAGICEGQRPLLVEIQALVTAASYGNPQRVAGGIDNKRLALLIAILEKKGGFPMGMNDVFVSIAGGLRLSEPALDLAMLAAIASSLLNKPVDPRTMVVGEVGLSGEVRGVTMIDRRLAEAAKLGFTAAVIPAMNAAQAKRELPSVHGVGSLQEAIEVLLG; this is encoded by the coding sequence ATGGCGGACAAGCGCAGCGGCAAAGTGAAGACGGCGTTTTTTTGCACCCAGTGCGGGGCCGAGCACACCCGCTGGCAGGGGCAGTGCCGGGAGTGCGCGGAGTGGAACACGCTGGTCGAAGAGCGGCTGGTCAAACCGGCGGGGGGCAAGGGGCGGGGGACGCGCCCGCCGGCCGAGGCGCGGCGACTTCCGGAAATATCGCTCGCCGCGGAGGCGGGGATCGAAAGCGGGATCGGCGAATTCGACCGCGTGCTGGGCGGACGGCTGCTGCCGGGGATGAGCGTGTTGATCGGCGGCGAGCCGGGGATCGGGAAGTCGACGCTTCTCTTGCAGGCGGCCGAGGCCTACTCGCGGCGGGGGCACCGGGTCGCTTACGTCACGGGCGAGGAATCGCTCGCCCAGATCCGCCTGCGGGCCGAGCGGCTCGGCGTGGCCGGCGAAAACATCGTGGCTGTCAACGCCAACGCGCTGGAAGAAATCTGCGACCTGGTGGCCGAGGGCGCTTACGAGATCGTGCTCGTCGACTCGATCCAGACGGTGGCCTCGGCGATGTTTGACTCGCCCCCGGGGACGGTCGCGCAGGTGCGGGAGTCGGCCCAGCGGCTGATGGGACTGGCGCGGCAGCACGGGTTCGCCCTGTTCCTCGTGGGGCACGTGACGAAGGATGGGATGGTCGCGGGGCCGAAGGTCCTCGAGCACATGGTCGATACGGTGATCTCTTTCGAGGGCGACGGGAGCCACCTGTACCGGATGCTGCGGGTGATGAAGAACCGGTTCGGGTCGGTGGCCGAGATCGGGCTGTTCGAGATGCAGTCGCGCGGGCTGGTGGAGGTGACCAATCCCTCGTCGCTGTTTCTGTCGCAGCGCCAGGATGCGCGCCGGACGGGGTCGGTGGTGGCGGGCATCTGCGAGGGGCAGCGGCCGCTTTTGGTCGAGATCCAGGCGCTCGTGACGGCCGCCAGCTACGGCAACCCGCAGCGGGTGGCCGGGGGCATCGATAACAAACGGCTGGCCCTCCTGATCGCGATTCTCGAAAAAAAGGGGGGCTTTCCGATGGGGATGAACGACGTGTTCGTGTCGATCGCCGGGGGGCTGCGGCTGAGCGAACCGGCGCTCGATCTGGCGATGCTCGCGGCGATCGCCTCCTCGCTTCTGAACAAACCGGTCGATCCGCGGACGATGGTGGTGGGAGAGGTCGGTCTGTCGGGGGAGGTGCGCGGCGTGACCATGATCGACCGGCGGCTGGCCGAGGCGGCCAAGCTGGGGTTCACGGCCGCGGTGATCCCGGCGATGAACGCGGCTCAGGCCAAGCGGGAACTGCCTTCGGTGCACGGCGTGGGGTCGCTCCAGGAGGCGATCGAGGTGCTGCTCGGGTGA
- a CDS encoding ABC transporter ATP-binding protein, giving the protein MDTLRPQAESVCFEVEDLHKAFGAQRVLDGVSLKVQTGESVAIIGQSGSGKSVLLKHLIRLLVPDRGRVLYRGRDLADMSSGELVEVRRKIGMLFQSAALFDSMTVAENVGLGLREARRHEQREIDRIVAEKLEMVGLAEAGDKYPAELSGGMRKRVGLARAIANDPDVLLYDEPTTGLDPVTADVINDLIVNLNRQLRVTSVVVTHDMKSAFRIAGRVVMLYDARVRFDGSPQELQRAGDPVLRQFIAGDSAGPIRI; this is encoded by the coding sequence ATGGATACACTACGGCCCCAGGCAGAGAGCGTCTGTTTCGAGGTGGAGGATCTCCACAAGGCGTTCGGCGCGCAGCGGGTGCTCGACGGCGTCAGCCTGAAAGTGCAAACCGGGGAGTCGGTGGCGATCATCGGGCAGTCGGGCTCGGGGAAATCGGTGCTGCTGAAACACCTGATCCGGCTGCTGGTGCCGGACCGCGGCCGCGTCCTCTACCGGGGGCGGGACCTCGCCGACATGAGTTCCGGCGAGCTGGTCGAAGTGCGGCGGAAAATCGGTATGCTCTTTCAGTCGGCGGCGCTGTTCGATTCGATGACGGTGGCGGAGAATGTCGGGCTGGGACTGCGGGAGGCGCGGCGGCACGAGCAGAGAGAGATCGACCGGATTGTCGCGGAGAAGCTCGAGATGGTCGGGCTGGCCGAGGCGGGGGACAAATATCCCGCCGAGCTGTCGGGCGGGATGCGCAAGCGGGTGGGGCTGGCCCGGGCGATCGCCAACGACCCGGACGTGCTGCTGTACGACGAACCGACGACCGGGCTGGACCCGGTGACGGCCGACGTAATCAATGACTTGATCGTCAACCTCAACCGGCAGCTGCGGGTGACCTCGGTGGTGGTGACGCACGACATGAAGTCGGCGTTCCGGATCGCCGGCCGGGTGGTGATGCTCTATGACGCGCGGGTGCGGTTCGACGGCAGCCCGCAGGAACTGCAGCGGGCGGGCGACCCGGTGCTCCGACAATTTATCGCCGGCGACTCCGCCGGGCCGATACGGATATGA
- a CDS encoding ABC transporter permease, with amino-acid sequence MAILFGRFLVALSGLPRSFRLYVEQVYSLGVRSLPLIVIISVFVGAVSAWQGAYQFSFIGAPLRFLGQAVGKAVVIELAPVLSAIVFAGRVGAGVAAELGTMRVTEQIDALESMGIDPVRFLVMPRILACLTMVPFLVVFANFIAILGGMGVAVLGVDISAEMFLDGFHSSFSLSDFINGEIKAAVFGLLIGLVGCYEGFNTKGGAAGVGEATTTSVVISSVLILVSNFLFAIVLFRF; translated from the coding sequence ATGGCGATCCTGTTCGGCCGGTTTCTCGTCGCCCTCTCCGGGTTGCCCCGGTCGTTTCGGCTCTATGTCGAGCAGGTGTATTCGCTGGGGGTGCGGTCGCTCCCGCTCATCGTGATCATCTCGGTCTTTGTCGGGGCGGTGTCGGCCTGGCAGGGGGCCTACCAGTTTTCGTTCATCGGGGCGCCGCTGCGCTTTCTGGGCCAGGCGGTCGGCAAGGCGGTGGTGATCGAGCTGGCGCCGGTGCTCTCGGCGATCGTGTTCGCGGGGCGGGTCGGCGCCGGGGTGGCGGCCGAGCTGGGGACGATGCGGGTCACCGAGCAGATCGACGCGCTCGAGTCGATGGGGATCGACCCGGTGCGCTTTCTCGTCATGCCGCGCATCCTCGCCTGCCTGACGATGGTGCCGTTCCTGGTCGTGTTCGCCAATTTCATCGCCATTCTCGGCGGCATGGGGGTGGCGGTGCTTGGGGTGGACATTTCGGCGGAAATGTTTCTCGACGGCTTTCACAGCTCGTTCAGCCTCTCGGATTTCATCAACGGGGAGATCAAGGCGGCCGTGTTCGGCCTGCTCATCGGGCTGGTCGGGTGCTACGAGGGGTTCAACACCAAAGGCGGGGCGGCCGGCGTGGGGGAGGCGACCACCACCTCGGTCGTCATCTCGTCGGTGCTGATCCTGGTCTCGAATTTCCTTTTCGCCATCGTGCTCTTCCGGTTTTGA
- the dnaB gene encoding replicative DNA helicase, with translation MAYRSQEEKREEKLQPPQSLDAEQAVLGAILKDSDAMNQVVEVLDDESHFYAARHQAIFRAAKALYERGEPTDITMVANELLRNDELGRIGGRVYLVELVEGVASTANLSAHATVVLERSILRRLITTSNEIIKSCYAFEQPVAGLLDRAESTIFRLSESRLRKGFTSIRDLIPSTFEDIEALQSNESGLTGLPTGYEELDLMTNGMHKGDLVIVAGRPSMGKSALAMNIAEHVAIKQRKGVGVFSIEMSKEQLALRMLCGRAGISQQKLRAGKLRDTEWSRLATVGGILSEAPVFIDDSPTITSLEIRAKARRLKAQQDVGVIIVDYLQMVHGSGRFENRQQEMATISQGLKALAKELEIPVIACSQLSRLVEQRGGEKRPQLSDLRESGAIEQDADLVLFIYRPEHYLTHLEQNDPKMQEVAGLAEIIVAKQRNGPTGVVKLHFRKEFARFENLERHHREIPPGVEPVAGGDAPF, from the coding sequence ATGGCGTATCGTTCGCAGGAAGAGAAACGGGAGGAGAAGCTCCAGCCGCCGCAGTCGCTGGATGCGGAGCAGGCGGTGCTGGGAGCGATTCTCAAAGACAGCGATGCGATGAACCAGGTGGTGGAGGTGCTCGACGACGAGAGCCATTTCTACGCGGCCAGGCACCAGGCGATTTTCCGCGCGGCCAAGGCGCTCTACGAGCGGGGGGAACCCACCGACATCACCATGGTGGCCAACGAGCTGCTGCGCAACGACGAGCTGGGGCGGATCGGCGGGCGGGTGTACCTCGTGGAACTCGTCGAGGGAGTGGCCTCGACGGCCAACCTCTCGGCCCACGCGACGGTGGTGCTCGAGCGGTCGATTCTCCGGCGGCTGATCACGACCTCCAACGAAATTATCAAGAGCTGCTACGCGTTCGAACAGCCGGTGGCCGGCCTGCTCGATCGGGCGGAGTCGACCATTTTCCGTCTGTCGGAGAGCCGGCTGCGGAAGGGCTTCACCTCGATCCGGGACCTGATCCCCTCGACGTTTGAAGACATCGAAGCGCTCCAGTCCAACGAGAGCGGACTGACCGGGCTCCCGACCGGGTACGAGGAACTCGACCTGATGACCAACGGGATGCACAAGGGGGACCTGGTGATTGTGGCGGGACGGCCGTCGATGGGGAAATCGGCGCTGGCGATGAACATCGCGGAGCACGTGGCCATCAAGCAGCGCAAGGGCGTGGGGGTGTTCTCGATTGAAATGTCGAAAGAGCAACTGGCGCTCCGGATGCTGTGCGGGCGGGCCGGGATCTCGCAGCAGAAACTGCGGGCGGGCAAGCTGCGGGACACCGAGTGGAGCCGGCTGGCCACAGTGGGCGGGATCCTGTCGGAGGCGCCGGTGTTTATCGACGATTCCCCGACGATCACCTCGCTGGAGATCCGGGCGAAGGCGCGACGGCTGAAAGCGCAGCAGGATGTCGGCGTGATCATCGTCGACTACCTCCAGATGGTCCACGGGTCGGGGCGGTTCGAAAACCGGCAGCAGGAGATGGCGACCATCTCGCAGGGGCTCAAGGCGCTGGCGAAGGAACTGGAGATCCCGGTGATCGCCTGCTCGCAGCTCTCGCGGCTGGTCGAACAGCGGGGCGGGGAGAAGCGGCCGCAACTGTCCGATCTGCGGGAGAGCGGGGCGATCGAGCAGGATGCCGACCTCGTCCTCTTCATTTACCGGCCGGAACACTACCTCACCCACCTGGAGCAGAACGATCCCAAGATGCAGGAGGTGGCGGGGCTGGCGGAGATTATCGTGGCCAAGCAGCGCAACGGTCCGACGGGGGTGGTGAAGCTGCATTTTCGGAAGGAGTTTGCCCGGTTTGAGAATCTCGAACGGCACCACCGCGAGATTCCGCCGGGAGTGGAACCAGTGGCCGGCGGCGATGCGCCATTCTAG
- a CDS encoding uracil-DNA glycosylase — protein sequence MIIDPARVETLAAEAARGAANQREEWVDRMDAAVRRTSPPPVDLFGGAGGTGPKAAQFGTLAEHRAAICECRNCPLGETRTKFVYGVGSPQAELMFVGEAPGRDEDLKGEPFVGRAGQLLDKILAAMSMARAEVYIANVLKCRPPDNRDPLPEEMAECLPYLKEQIRIIRPKVLCALGRIAGQALLETKTPLGQLRKRWHEYEGVPLLVTYHPAALLRFPEYKKETWEDMQMVLAKLDELRSRAG from the coding sequence ATGATTATCGATCCGGCCCGCGTGGAGACGCTGGCGGCGGAGGCGGCCCGCGGGGCCGCGAACCAGAGAGAGGAGTGGGTCGACCGGATGGACGCCGCGGTGCGGCGCACCTCGCCGCCGCCGGTGGACCTGTTCGGAGGGGCGGGCGGGACGGGGCCGAAAGCGGCCCAATTCGGCACCCTCGCCGAGCACCGGGCCGCCATCTGCGAGTGCCGGAATTGCCCCCTGGGAGAGACGCGCACGAAATTCGTCTACGGCGTGGGGAGTCCGCAGGCGGAGCTGATGTTCGTGGGGGAGGCGCCGGGGCGGGATGAAGATTTGAAGGGAGAGCCGTTCGTGGGACGGGCAGGACAGTTGCTGGACAAAATCCTGGCGGCGATGTCGATGGCGCGGGCGGAGGTCTATATCGCCAACGTGCTGAAATGCCGCCCGCCGGACAACCGCGACCCGCTGCCGGAGGAAATGGCCGAGTGCCTGCCCTACCTGAAAGAGCAGATCCGAATCATCCGGCCGAAAGTCCTCTGCGCCCTGGGCCGGATCGCCGGGCAGGCGCTCCTGGAAACCAAGACGCCGCTCGGGCAACTGCGGAAACGGTGGCACGAGTACGAGGGCGTCCCCCTGCTGGTGACCTATCACCCGGCCGCGCTGCTGCGTTTCCCCGAGTACAAGAAGGAAACCTGGGAGGACATGCAGATGGTGCTGGCGAAACTGGACGAGCTGCGGAGTCGGGCGGGGTAG
- a CDS encoding acyl carrier protein, whose protein sequence is MIGRDPEELTDSGSLLEMGIIDSTGVLELVAFLEERYGIHVDDTELVPDNLDSLNNLEAYISRKQASAPTSGA, encoded by the coding sequence ATGATCGGGCGCGACCCGGAAGAACTGACCGACTCCGGCTCACTGCTCGAAATGGGCATCATCGACTCGACCGGCGTCCTGGAACTGGTCGCCTTCCTCGAAGAACGCTACGGAATCCACGTGGACGACACCGAACTTGTCCCGGATAACCTCGACTCGCTCAACAACCTCGAGGCCTATATCTCGCGCAAGCAGGCGTCCGCCCCGACTTCCGGCGCCTGA